A genomic window from Solanum stenotomum isolate F172 chromosome 10, ASM1918654v1, whole genome shotgun sequence includes:
- the LOC125841204 gene encoding BURP domain-containing protein 17 → MELHHQYYFFTLFSVIFVVSHAANLSPEVYWRVKLPNTPMPTPIKDALHISEKIAYNGDGNTKISQPWGVGAWYQDAPENELHKVRQPWGVGSWYQAAPENELHKVRQPWGVGSWYNDAAKKDLNDNHPVTPYFFETDLHQGKKMNLQSLKNYNPAPILPRKVVDSIAFSSDKIEEILNHFSVDKDSERAKDIKKTIKMCEEPAGNGEVKHCATSLESMVDFTLSHLGTNNIIAISTEVEKETPEVQTYTIEKVEEKANGKGVVCHKVAYPYAVHFCHDVGSTRTFMVSMVGADGTKVNAVSVCHEDTASMNPKALPFQLLNVKPGDKPICHFTLDDQIALFPSQNALAEN, encoded by the exons ATGGAGTTGCATCACCAATATTATTTCTTCACACTTTTTTCT GTAATTTTTGTGGTAAGTCATGCAGCAAATTTATCTCCTGAGGTGTATTGGAGAGTCAAATTGCCCAATACTCCCATGCCCACACCGATCAAAGATGCACTACACATTTCTG AGAAAATTGCATATAATGGAGATGGAAACACCAAAATATCCCAACCATGGGGGGTGGGTGCATGGTATCAGGATGCCCCCGAGAACGAGCTTCACAAAGTACGCCAACCATGGGGAGTGGGTTCATGGTATCAGGCTGCCCCCGAGAACGAGCTTCACAAAGTACGCCAACCATGGGGAGTGGGTTCATGGTACAATGATGCTGCTAAGAAAGATCTTAATGACAATCACCCAGTGACGCCATACTTCTTTGAAACAGATTTACATCAAGGGAAAAAAATGAATCTTCAGTCTCTCAAAAACTACAATCCAGCACCCATTTTGCCACGCAAAGTTGTAGATTCCATCGCTTTCTCATCGGACAAAATTGAGGAAATTCTTAATCACTTCTCTGTTGATAAGGACTCAGAACGTGCTAAAGAcatcaagaaaacaatcaaAATGTGTGAAGAGCCTGCGGGTAACGGAGAGGTAAAACATTGTGCCACTTCTTTGGAATCTATGGTTGATTTCACCTTATCTCACCTGGGAACAAACAATATTATAGCAATTTCCACTGAAGTAGAGAAGGAAACTCCAGAGGTGCAAACATATACCATCGAAAAAGTGGAAGAGAAAGCAAATGGCAAAGGTGTTGTATGTCACAAAGTAGCTTACCCATATGCAGTACACTTTTGCCATGATGTAGGAAGCACTAGGACATTTATGGTGTCTATGGTGGGTGCTGATGGAACAAAAGTTAATGCAGTATCAGTCTGCCATGAGGATACTGCATCCATGAACCCTAAGGCATTGCCTTTTCAGTTGCTCAACGTTAAGCCTGGAGACAAGCCTATTTGCCATTTCACTTTGGATGATCAAATTGCCCTGTTTCCTTCTCAAAACGCACTAGCTGAAAACTAA